A genomic segment from [Flavobacterium] thermophilum encodes:
- the cheY_2 gene encoding Chemotaxis protein CheY has protein sequence MAAILIADDAKFMRVTLARILEKTDHTVAGEAENGKEAVELYRRLRPDLVIMDITMPVMNGIEAVRAIKEIDPGAKIIICSALGQQRMVVEAIEAGAADFIVKPFEETRVLEAIARLL, from the coding sequence ATGGCTGCCATTTTAATTGCTGACGATGCGAAGTTTATGCGGGTAACGCTGGCGCGCATACTGGAAAAAACGGATCACACCGTAGCCGGTGAGGCGGAAAACGGCAAAGAGGCGGTCGAGCTGTATCGCCGGCTGCGCCCCGATCTTGTCATCATGGACATTACGATGCCGGTCATGAATGGGATTGAAGCGGTGCGGGCGATTAAGGAGATCGATCCCGGGGCGAAAATCATCATCTGCTCGGCGCTCGGGCAGCAGCGTATGGTCGTTGAGGCCATTGAAGCCGGAGCGGCCGACTTCATCGTCAAGCCGTTTGAAGAAACCCGCGTGCTCGAGGCGATTGCCCGTCTTTTGTAA
- a CDS encoding Membrane protein involved in cytochrome C biogenesis yields the protein MAFITSLIAVVMAFFIFFVRMKASEKPTNAKKIILPPLFMSTGALMFIDPVFRVTRGELIEAVILGLFFSLFLIKTSKFEIRGSDIYLKRSKSFIWILLGLIVIRLGLKTYLGRTIDYRQLSGMFYLLAFSMIVPWRIAMYVSYRKLAAQLKPPVLT from the coding sequence TTGGCGTTCATTACATCGCTCATCGCCGTTGTGATGGCGTTTTTCATCTTTTTTGTGCGCATGAAGGCGTCGGAAAAGCCGACGAATGCCAAAAAAATTATTTTGCCGCCGCTGTTTATGAGCACCGGGGCGCTGATGTTCATCGATCCGGTCTTTCGCGTTACGCGCGGGGAGCTCATCGAAGCGGTCATTCTCGGCCTGTTTTTCTCGCTGTTTCTCATTAAAACGTCAAAATTTGAAATCCGCGGCAGCGATATTTATTTGAAACGCTCAAAATCCTTTATTTGGATTTTGCTCGGGTTGATTGTCATTCGTCTTGGCTTGAAAACGTATTTAGGACGAACGATCGACTACCGCCAGTTAAGCGGCATGTTTTATTTGCTCGCGTTTTCGATGATCGTCCCATGGCGGATTGCAATGTACGTTTCGTATAGAAAGCTGGCGGCGCAGCTGAAACCGCCAGTGCTGACATAA
- a CDS encoding Protein of uncharacterised function (DUF2621), with amino-acid sequence MLTGWFLWFILLWVVFLLVMMSIGGFFMFRKFLKRLPKEDGKSELDWQEYYIEQTRHLWGEEEKALLEELVRPVPELFRDVARQKIAGKIGELALKEQAPRITRDLLIRGYIIATPKRDHKFLIRTLQAKNIDLAPYKHLLESR; translated from the coding sequence GTGCTGACCGGATGGTTTCTTTGGTTTATTTTGCTTTGGGTCGTCTTTTTGCTTGTCATGATGTCGATCGGCGGCTTTTTCATGTTCCGCAAGTTTTTGAAGCGGCTGCCGAAAGAAGATGGGAAATCGGAGCTCGACTGGCAGGAATATTACATTGAACAGACGCGTCATCTATGGGGGGAAGAAGAAAAGGCGCTGCTTGAGGAATTGGTTCGCCCTGTGCCGGAATTGTTCCGCGACGTCGCGCGGCAAAAGATCGCCGGCAAAATCGGCGAGCTTGCCTTGAAGGAACAGGCGCCGCGCATCACACGCGACTTGCTGATCCGCGGCTACATCATCGCAACCCCCAAGCGCGACCATAAGTTTTTGATCCGGACATTGCAGGCGAAGAACATCGATCTCGCCCCTTATAAACATTTATTGGAAAGCCGCTGA
- the sleB_2 gene encoding Spore cortex-lytic enzyme precursor, with the protein MMEMKKTIAALAIACSLALGSQSVLAEAAGSYTYYQVKKGDTLSKIAKQYHTTVASLKSLNSLKTDTIRIGAKLKVPAAAKRPALASAGKKAISLTAADRKLLAQLVQAETGSSEPFAGKVEVALVILNRTKHPEFPKTVRGVIYQKTKSGYAFVPAKTGKLTRIQPTKQDYEAVDKALALFPNDRRGSLYFYNPKITKDKWMLSRPVTIRIGHHVFAR; encoded by the coding sequence ATGATGGAAATGAAGAAAACAATTGCAGCGCTGGCCATAGCTTGCAGTCTGGCGCTTGGTTCACAATCGGTGCTGGCGGAAGCGGCGGGCTCCTATACATACTACCAAGTGAAAAAAGGCGATACGCTGTCGAAAATCGCCAAACAATATCATACAACGGTGGCTTCACTAAAATCGCTGAACAGTTTAAAAACGGATACGATCCGCATTGGCGCGAAATTGAAAGTCCCGGCGGCTGCGAAGCGTCCCGCCTTGGCATCAGCCGGCAAAAAGGCGATTTCGCTCACTGCCGCCGACCGGAAGCTGCTCGCCCAGCTTGTGCAGGCGGAGACCGGTTCGAGCGAGCCGTTTGCCGGCAAGGTGGAAGTGGCGCTTGTGATTTTAAACCGCACAAAGCATCCGGAGTTTCCAAAGACGGTGCGCGGCGTCATTTATCAAAAAACGAAATCCGGCTATGCGTTTGTGCCAGCCAAAACGGGGAAATTGACCCGCATTCAGCCGACCAAGCAAGATTACGAGGCGGTCGACAAGGCGCTAGCCTTATTCCCAAACGATCGCCGCGGCTCGCTTTATTTCTACAATCCGAAAATCACCAAAGACAAATGGATGTTGTCGCGTCCGGTGACGATTCGCATCGGGCACCATGTCTTCGCGAGATGA
- the chbA gene encoding N,N'-diacetylchitobiose-specific phosphotransferase enzyme IIA component — protein sequence MVTLLMVHAQDHLMTAITVKDLAAEFVELYEALKRQTTES from the coding sequence GTGGTGACGCTTCTGATGGTGCATGCCCAAGATCATTTAATGACGGCGATCACGGTCAAGGATTTAGCCGCTGAATTCGTGGAGCTGTATGAAGCGCTCAAGCGGCAAACAACCGAATCATAA
- a CDS encoding acid-soluble spore protein P: MTNKNDGKDMRKNAPKGDNPGQPEPLDGSKKVKNRNHTRQKHNTSHDM, from the coding sequence ATGACGAACAAAAACGACGGCAAAGATATGCGCAAAAACGCCCCAAAAGGCGACAATCCTGGGCAGCCGGAGCCGCTTGACGGTTCGAAAAAAGTGAAGAACCGCAATCACACGCGGCAAAAGCACAACACAAGCCACGATATGTGA
- the sspO gene encoding Small, acid-soluble spore protein O, producing MAKRKANHVIPGMNAAKAQGMGAGYNEEFSNEPLTEAQRQNNKKRKKNQ from the coding sequence ATGGCAAAGCGAAAAGCAAACCACGTGATCCCTGGCATGAACGCTGCCAAAGCGCAAGGGATGGGCGCCGGCTACAATGAAGAATTTTCCAACGAACCGTTGACCGAAGCGCAGCGGCAAAACAACAAAAAACGAAAAAAGAACCAATAG
- the citB gene encoding Aconitate hydratase encodes MAKQDVFNARSSFEVNGKKYNYYRLQALEEAGIGQVSRLPYSIKVLLESVLRQVDGRVITKEHVENLAKWGTPEMKDIDVPFKPSRVILQDFTGVPAVVDLASMRKAMADLGGDPYEINPEIPVDLVIDHSVQVDRYGSDDALEYNMDLEFKRNAERYKFLKWAQKAFDNYRAVPPATGIVHQVNLEYLASVVHAVEGENGEYEAFPDTLVGTDSHTTMINGLGVLGWGVGGIEAEAGMLGQPSYFPVPEVIGVRLTGKLPDGATATDLALKVTQVLRKKGVVGKFVEFFGPGVATLPLADRATIANMAPEYGATCGFFPVDAEALDYLRLTGRDEHHVQVVEAYCKANGLFYTPDAPEPVFTDVVEINLSEIETNLSGPKRPQDLIPLSKMKQSFRDAVKAPQGNQGFGLTEADLEREITVELNGEQVKLKTGAVVIAAITSCTNTSNPYVLVAAGLVAKKAVEKGLQVPKYVKTSLAPGSKVVTGYLRDSGLLPYLEQLGFHLVGYGCTTCIGNSGPLAPELEKALAESDLLVTSVLSGNRNFEGRIHPLVKGNYLASPPLVVAYALAGTVDIDLLSEPIGKDKDGNDVYFRDIWPSMEEVKDVVKQAVDPELFRKEYERVFDGNPRWNAIETTDEPLYQWDENSTYIQNPPFFEGLSPDVRKVEPLTGLRVVGKFGDSVTTDHISPAGSIGKNTPAGQYLISKGVEPKDFNSYGSRRGNHEVMMRGTFANIRIRNQIAPGTEGGYTTYWPTGEVMSMYDACMRYKQDGTGLVVIAGKDYGMGSSRDWAAKGTFLLGIKTVIAESFERIHRSNLVLMGVLPLQFKEGENAETLGLTGKEVFEVHIDENVKPRDLVKVTATNPDTGEKKEFEVIVRFDSEVEIDYYRHGGILQMVLREKLAKVKQ; translated from the coding sequence ATGGCGAAACAAGATGTGTTCAACGCCCGCTCTTCATTCGAAGTCAACGGTAAAAAATACAATTATTACCGTTTGCAAGCGCTTGAAGAAGCGGGCATCGGCCAGGTGAGCCGCCTGCCGTACTCGATCAAAGTGTTGCTTGAATCGGTGCTCCGCCAAGTCGACGGGCGCGTCATTACGAAAGAGCACGTCGAAAACTTGGCCAAATGGGGAACGCCCGAGATGAAGGACATCGACGTGCCGTTTAAGCCGTCGCGCGTCATTTTGCAAGACTTCACGGGCGTGCCGGCTGTCGTCGATCTGGCTTCGATGCGCAAAGCGATGGCGGATCTAGGCGGCGACCCGTACGAAATCAACCCGGAAATTCCGGTCGATCTCGTCATCGACCACTCGGTGCAAGTCGACCGCTACGGGTCGGACGATGCGCTAGAGTACAACATGGATTTGGAATTCAAACGGAACGCCGAACGGTACAAATTTTTGAAATGGGCGCAAAAAGCGTTTGACAACTATCGCGCCGTTCCGCCGGCGACCGGAATTGTCCACCAAGTGAACTTGGAATATTTGGCAAGCGTCGTGCACGCGGTCGAAGGAGAAAACGGCGAATACGAGGCGTTCCCGGATACGCTTGTCGGCACGGACTCGCATACGACGATGATCAACGGCCTCGGCGTCCTCGGTTGGGGAGTCGGCGGTATTGAAGCGGAAGCCGGCATGCTCGGCCAGCCGTCGTATTTCCCGGTTCCGGAAGTCATCGGCGTCCGTTTGACAGGCAAGCTGCCGGACGGAGCGACGGCGACTGACCTGGCGCTTAAGGTGACGCAAGTGCTGCGGAAAAAAGGCGTCGTCGGCAAATTCGTTGAATTTTTCGGACCAGGAGTGGCGACTTTGCCGCTTGCCGACCGGGCGACGATCGCCAACATGGCGCCGGAATACGGGGCGACGTGCGGCTTCTTCCCGGTTGACGCCGAAGCGCTTGACTACTTGCGTTTGACCGGCCGCGACGAACATCACGTTCAAGTCGTCGAAGCGTATTGCAAAGCGAACGGTCTGTTCTACACGCCGGATGCGCCGGAGCCGGTGTTTACAGACGTGGTGGAAATCAACTTGTCGGAGATCGAAACGAACTTGTCCGGTCCGAAACGGCCGCAAGACTTGATTCCGCTCTCGAAAATGAAACAGTCGTTCCGCGATGCGGTGAAAGCGCCGCAAGGCAACCAAGGCTTTGGTTTGACGGAAGCGGATTTGGAGCGGGAAATTACGGTCGAGTTAAACGGCGAACAAGTGAAATTGAAAACGGGTGCGGTCGTCATCGCGGCGATCACGAGCTGTACCAATACATCGAACCCGTACGTTCTCGTCGCCGCCGGCTTAGTGGCGAAAAAAGCGGTCGAGAAAGGCTTGCAAGTGCCGAAATACGTGAAAACGTCGCTTGCGCCGGGCTCGAAAGTCGTCACCGGCTATTTGCGCGATTCGGGCTTGCTTCCGTATCTTGAGCAGCTCGGCTTCCACCTCGTCGGCTACGGCTGCACGACATGCATCGGCAACTCGGGTCCGCTTGCGCCGGAGCTCGAAAAAGCGCTCGCGGAAAGCGATCTGCTCGTGACAAGCGTCCTGTCCGGCAACCGGAACTTTGAAGGCCGCATCCACCCGCTTGTCAAAGGCAACTATTTGGCATCCCCGCCGCTTGTTGTCGCCTATGCGCTCGCCGGCACGGTCGACATTGACTTGCTTAGCGAGCCGATTGGCAAAGACAAAGACGGCAACGACGTCTATTTCCGCGACATTTGGCCGTCGATGGAAGAAGTGAAAGACGTCGTCAAGCAAGCGGTCGATCCGGAACTGTTCCGCAAAGAATATGAGCGCGTGTTCGACGGCAATCCGCGCTGGAACGCCATCGAAACGACGGATGAGCCGCTCTATCAATGGGATGAAAACTCGACGTACATTCAAAATCCGCCGTTCTTTGAAGGCTTGTCGCCGGATGTGCGCAAAGTCGAACCGCTCACCGGCTTGCGCGTTGTCGGCAAGTTCGGTGATTCGGTCACGACTGACCATATTTCGCCAGCTGGGTCGATCGGCAAAAACACGCCAGCAGGCCAATATTTGATCTCGAAAGGCGTCGAGCCGAAAGATTTCAACTCGTACGGTTCGCGGCGCGGTAACCACGAAGTGATGATGCGCGGCACGTTCGCCAACATCCGCATCCGCAACCAAATCGCGCCGGGCACGGAAGGCGGCTATACGACGTACTGGCCGACCGGCGAAGTGATGTCGATGTACGATGCGTGCATGAGATACAAACAAGACGGCACCGGGCTTGTCGTCATTGCCGGCAAAGACTACGGCATGGGCAGCTCGCGCGACTGGGCGGCGAAAGGGACGTTCTTGCTCGGCATCAAAACGGTCATCGCCGAAAGCTTTGAGCGCATCCACCGCTCGAACCTCGTCTTGATGGGCGTCTTGCCGTTGCAGTTCAAAGAAGGCGAAAACGCCGAAACGCTTGGTTTGACCGGCAAAGAAGTGTTCGAAGTCCACATTGATGAAAACGTCAAACCGCGCGACCTCGTCAAAGTGACGGCGACGAACCCGGATACGGGTGAAAAGAAAGAATTTGAGGTCATCGTCCGCTTTGACAGCGAAGTCGAAATCGACTACTACCGCCACGGCGGCATTTTGCAAATGGTGTTGCGCGAAAAATTGGCGAAAGTAAAACAATGA
- a CDS encoding small, acid-soluble spore protein L → MAKNGGRNRGTKAPGVNPQGFGQDGTLTPDPKSKLENAAKKLNTK, encoded by the coding sequence ATGGCGAAAAACGGCGGCCGCAACCGCGGCACAAAGGCGCCGGGCGTCAATCCGCAAGGCTTCGGCCAGGACGGAACGCTCACACCGGATCCGAAAAGCAAGCTTGAAAACGCCGCCAAAAAGCTGAACACAAAATAA